One genomic segment of Panicum virgatum strain AP13 chromosome 2N, P.virgatum_v5, whole genome shotgun sequence includes these proteins:
- the LOC120660051 gene encoding P-loop NTPase domain-containing protein LPA1 homolog isoform X3 produces the protein MAASASARVQRYEVAEATSTTSPRQFQFELYKRRTTVLLPRDLFLDLVCDALALYKYVTPNQRADLMLACRIRERKESVTVLLCGTSGCGKSTLSTLLGSRLGVTTVVSTDSIRHMMRSFVEEKENPLLWASTYHAGECLDPVAVAEEKARRKAKKRSGVSSSSNIDYEKSGALTEKVEGKSIGKKQMAIEGYKAQSEMVIDSLDRLITAWEDRKESVIVEGVHLSLNFVMGLMRKHPSIIPFMIYISNEGKHTERFAVRAKYMTLDPAKNKYVKYISNIRTIQEYLCSRADKYLVPKVNNTNFDRSVASIHATVFSCLRRRANEDRLYDPDTNTVALVNEEYKNQCMANSMSSKGMFKLIQRLGSSRKLMAIINVDGSVSKAWPVESRGDGKCSSDNSTQKSVGNPIYGPLNIGRAESVNLQFGTFGISAWPTDTGCTSQAGNADESWANATEGSSRHVPSSSGSLKKSDGHCKEIKESSVASGSDEEEEEEADVRPNSGSDEDLSEEDNREIHEEMEGSVDEDCNRSDEEYDDLAMRDCLENGYLTDDGMFYTGLSKSLSGNQRSHGTPRKHHAKLDAGLPETARSTSSTVPAGTSIKRHGTRKWKRSLSDSFRSRPRSAPDLVSTYKGSPPVPVAPDER, from the exons atggccgcctccgcctccgcccgggTGCAGAGGTACGAGGTCGCCGAAGCCACCTCCACCACAAGCCCTCGTCAGTTCCAATTCGAGCTCTACAAGCGCCGCACCACCGTCCTCCTCCCCAGAGATCTCTTCCTCGACCTCGTCTGCGATGCCCTCGCCCTCTACAAGTACGTCACCCCAAACCAGCGCGCCGATCTCATGCTTGCCTGCAG GATTCGAGAACGGAAGGAATCTGTCACGGTTCTTCTTTGTGGAACTAGTGGTTGCGGCAAGTCTACTCTTTCGACTCTGCTG GGAAGCAGGTTAGGAGTCACAACTGTAGTTTCCACAGATTCAATACGTCACATGATGCGGAGCTTTGTCGAAGAGAAAGAAAACCCTCTTCTCTGGGCATCAACTTATCATGCAGGTGAATGTCTTGACCCAGTAGCAGTTGCTGAAGAAAAAGCTAGGCGGAAAGCAAAAAAACGCTCAGGCGTGTCAAGCAGCTCAAATATTGATTACGAGAAAAGTGGGGCTCTTACTGAAAAAGTTGAAGGGAAATCAATTGGGAAGAAGCAAATGGCCATAGAAGGTTATAAAGCACAGAGTGAGATGGTGATTGACAGTTTGGATCGGTTAATTACTGCGTGGGAAGATAGGAAAGAATCAGTTATTGTTGAGGGTGTTCACTTAAGCCTTAATTTTGTG ATGGGTCTAATGAGGAAACATCCTTCTATTATACCTTTTATGATCTACATATCCAATGAGGGTAAGCACACAGAGAGGTTTGCTGTACGTGCAAAGTACATGACACTTGACCCAGCGAAAAATAAGTATGTTAAATACATCAGTAACATTAGAACTATTCAGGAGTACCTCTGCAGTCGAGCTGACAAGTACCTAGTTCCCAAAGTAAATAATACTAATTTTGACCGGAGTGTTGCTTCGATTCATGCCACTGTTTTTAGCTGCCTCCGGAGGAGAGCTAATGAAGATCGGTTATATGACCCTGATACAAATACCGTAGCTCTTGTTAATGAAGAGTACAAAAACCAGTGCATGGCTAACTCCATGAGTTCCAAGGGGATGTTTAAATTGATTCAACGGCTTGGGTCCTCAAGAAAGCTCATGGCCATCATTAATGTTGATGGATCTGTATCCAAGGCTTGGCCAGTTGAGTCCAGGGGAGATGGGAAATGCAGCTCTGATAACAGTACTCAGAAATCTGTGGGGAATCCAATTTATGGACCTTTAAACATTGGAAGAGCAGAGTCAGTCAATCTGCAGTTTGGCACctttgggataagtgcctggcCTACTGATACGGGCTGTACAAGTCAAGCTGGAAATGCTGATGAATCATGGGCCAATGCTACCGAAGGTAGTAGCAGACATGTTCCGTCTTCATCTGGTTCTCTAAAGAAGTCTGATGGACACTGTAAAGAG ATCAAAGAGTCATCAGTAGCATCTGGCagtgatgaagaagaggaagaagaagctgatGTTCGGCCTAATTCAGGCAGCGACGAGGACCTCAGTGAAGAAGACAACAGGGAGATCCATGAGGAG ATGGAAGGTTCTGTTGATGAAGATTGCAACAGGTCTGATGAGGAGTATGATGACCTGGCGATGCGGGACTGTTTGGAGAATGGCTATTTAACTGATGATGGCATGTTTTATACTGGTTTAAGCAAATCATTGAGCGGCAATCAACGAAGCCATGGCACGCCAAGGAAACACCATGCGAAGCTCGATGCAGGTCTTCCTGAGACTGCACGCTCTACTTCTTCAACAGTCCCTGCTGGCACAAGCATCAAGCGGCATGGCACTAGGAAGTGGAAGCGCTCCCTGAGCGACTCATTCCGTTCACGGCCACGGAGTGCTCCTGATTTGGTGTCAACCTACAAGGGTTCACCACCTGTGCCTGTGGCTCCTGATGAGAGGTAG
- the LOC120660051 gene encoding P-loop NTPase domain-containing protein LPA1 homolog isoform X1 gives MAAAKLLYIVVVDDNGSSFRYTRSLIHSTLQLMGCKPRHAFEISRRVFDVIRGDGSDEMAASASARVQRYEVAEATSTTSPRQFQFELYKRRTTVLLPRDLFLDLVCDALALYKYVTPNQRADLMLACRIRERKESVTVLLCGTSGCGKSTLSTLLGSRLGVTTVVSTDSIRHMMRSFVEEKENPLLWASTYHAGECLDPVAVAEEKARRKAKKRSGVSSSSNIDYEKSGALTEKVEGKSIGKKQMAIEGYKAQSEMVIDSLDRLITAWEDRKESVIVEGVHLSLNFVMGLMRKHPSIIPFMIYISNEGKHTERFAVRAKYMTLDPAKNKYVKYISNIRTIQEYLCSRADKYLVPKVNNTNFDRSVASIHATVFSCLRRRANEDRLYDPDTNTVALVNEEYKNQCMANSMSSKGMFKLIQRLGSSRKLMAIINVDGSVSKAWPVESRGDGKCSSDNSTQKSVGNPIYGPLNIGRAESVNLQFGTFGISAWPTDTGCTSQAGNADESWANATEGSSRHVPSSSGSLKKSDGHCKEIKESSVASGSDEEEEEEADVRPNSGSDEDLSEEDNREIHEEMEGSVDEDCNRSDEEYDDLAMRDCLENGYLTDDGMFYTGLSKSLSGNQRSHGTPRKHHAKLDAGLPETARSTSSTVPAGTSIKRHGTRKWKRSLSDSFRSRPRSAPDLVSTYKGSPPVPVAPDER, from the exons atggccgcggcgaAGCTGCTCTACATTGTGGTGGTGGACGACAACGGCTCCTCCTTCCGCTACACGCGCTCCCTCATCCACAGCACCCTCCAGCTCATGGGATGCAAGCCGCGCCACGCTTTCGAG ATCAGCCGCAGGGTGTTCGATGTTATCCGGGGTGACGGCAGCGACGAAatggccgcctccgcctccgcccgggTGCAGAGGTACGAGGTCGCCGAAGCCACCTCCACCACAAGCCCTCGTCAGTTCCAATTCGAGCTCTACAAGCGCCGCACCACCGTCCTCCTCCCCAGAGATCTCTTCCTCGACCTCGTCTGCGATGCCCTCGCCCTCTACAAGTACGTCACCCCAAACCAGCGCGCCGATCTCATGCTTGCCTGCAG GATTCGAGAACGGAAGGAATCTGTCACGGTTCTTCTTTGTGGAACTAGTGGTTGCGGCAAGTCTACTCTTTCGACTCTGCTG GGAAGCAGGTTAGGAGTCACAACTGTAGTTTCCACAGATTCAATACGTCACATGATGCGGAGCTTTGTCGAAGAGAAAGAAAACCCTCTTCTCTGGGCATCAACTTATCATGCAGGTGAATGTCTTGACCCAGTAGCAGTTGCTGAAGAAAAAGCTAGGCGGAAAGCAAAAAAACGCTCAGGCGTGTCAAGCAGCTCAAATATTGATTACGAGAAAAGTGGGGCTCTTACTGAAAAAGTTGAAGGGAAATCAATTGGGAAGAAGCAAATGGCCATAGAAGGTTATAAAGCACAGAGTGAGATGGTGATTGACAGTTTGGATCGGTTAATTACTGCGTGGGAAGATAGGAAAGAATCAGTTATTGTTGAGGGTGTTCACTTAAGCCTTAATTTTGTG ATGGGTCTAATGAGGAAACATCCTTCTATTATACCTTTTATGATCTACATATCCAATGAGGGTAAGCACACAGAGAGGTTTGCTGTACGTGCAAAGTACATGACACTTGACCCAGCGAAAAATAAGTATGTTAAATACATCAGTAACATTAGAACTATTCAGGAGTACCTCTGCAGTCGAGCTGACAAGTACCTAGTTCCCAAAGTAAATAATACTAATTTTGACCGGAGTGTTGCTTCGATTCATGCCACTGTTTTTAGCTGCCTCCGGAGGAGAGCTAATGAAGATCGGTTATATGACCCTGATACAAATACCGTAGCTCTTGTTAATGAAGAGTACAAAAACCAGTGCATGGCTAACTCCATGAGTTCCAAGGGGATGTTTAAATTGATTCAACGGCTTGGGTCCTCAAGAAAGCTCATGGCCATCATTAATGTTGATGGATCTGTATCCAAGGCTTGGCCAGTTGAGTCCAGGGGAGATGGGAAATGCAGCTCTGATAACAGTACTCAGAAATCTGTGGGGAATCCAATTTATGGACCTTTAAACATTGGAAGAGCAGAGTCAGTCAATCTGCAGTTTGGCACctttgggataagtgcctggcCTACTGATACGGGCTGTACAAGTCAAGCTGGAAATGCTGATGAATCATGGGCCAATGCTACCGAAGGTAGTAGCAGACATGTTCCGTCTTCATCTGGTTCTCTAAAGAAGTCTGATGGACACTGTAAAGAG ATCAAAGAGTCATCAGTAGCATCTGGCagtgatgaagaagaggaagaagaagctgatGTTCGGCCTAATTCAGGCAGCGACGAGGACCTCAGTGAAGAAGACAACAGGGAGATCCATGAGGAG ATGGAAGGTTCTGTTGATGAAGATTGCAACAGGTCTGATGAGGAGTATGATGACCTGGCGATGCGGGACTGTTTGGAGAATGGCTATTTAACTGATGATGGCATGTTTTATACTGGTTTAAGCAAATCATTGAGCGGCAATCAACGAAGCCATGGCACGCCAAGGAAACACCATGCGAAGCTCGATGCAGGTCTTCCTGAGACTGCACGCTCTACTTCTTCAACAGTCCCTGCTGGCACAAGCATCAAGCGGCATGGCACTAGGAAGTGGAAGCGCTCCCTGAGCGACTCATTCCGTTCACGGCCACGGAGTGCTCCTGATTTGGTGTCAACCTACAAGGGTTCACCACCTGTGCCTGTGGCTCCTGATGAGAGGTAG
- the LOC120660051 gene encoding P-loop NTPase domain-containing protein LPA1 homolog isoform X2 — translation MAAAKLLYIVVVDDNGSSFRYTRSLIHSTLQLMGCKPRHAFEISRRVFDVIRGDGSDEMAASASARVQRYEVAEATSTTSPRQFQFELYKRRTTVLLPRDLFLDLVCDALALYKIRERKESVTVLLCGTSGCGKSTLSTLLGSRLGVTTVVSTDSIRHMMRSFVEEKENPLLWASTYHAGECLDPVAVAEEKARRKAKKRSGVSSSSNIDYEKSGALTEKVEGKSIGKKQMAIEGYKAQSEMVIDSLDRLITAWEDRKESVIVEGVHLSLNFVMGLMRKHPSIIPFMIYISNEGKHTERFAVRAKYMTLDPAKNKYVKYISNIRTIQEYLCSRADKYLVPKVNNTNFDRSVASIHATVFSCLRRRANEDRLYDPDTNTVALVNEEYKNQCMANSMSSKGMFKLIQRLGSSRKLMAIINVDGSVSKAWPVESRGDGKCSSDNSTQKSVGNPIYGPLNIGRAESVNLQFGTFGISAWPTDTGCTSQAGNADESWANATEGSSRHVPSSSGSLKKSDGHCKEIKESSVASGSDEEEEEEADVRPNSGSDEDLSEEDNREIHEEMEGSVDEDCNRSDEEYDDLAMRDCLENGYLTDDGMFYTGLSKSLSGNQRSHGTPRKHHAKLDAGLPETARSTSSTVPAGTSIKRHGTRKWKRSLSDSFRSRPRSAPDLVSTYKGSPPVPVAPDER, via the exons atggccgcggcgaAGCTGCTCTACATTGTGGTGGTGGACGACAACGGCTCCTCCTTCCGCTACACGCGCTCCCTCATCCACAGCACCCTCCAGCTCATGGGATGCAAGCCGCGCCACGCTTTCGAG ATCAGCCGCAGGGTGTTCGATGTTATCCGGGGTGACGGCAGCGACGAAatggccgcctccgcctccgcccgggTGCAGAGGTACGAGGTCGCCGAAGCCACCTCCACCACAAGCCCTCGTCAGTTCCAATTCGAGCTCTACAAGCGCCGCACCACCGTCCTCCTCCCCAGAGATCTCTTCCTCGACCTCGTCTGCGATGCCCTCGCCCTCTACAA GATTCGAGAACGGAAGGAATCTGTCACGGTTCTTCTTTGTGGAACTAGTGGTTGCGGCAAGTCTACTCTTTCGACTCTGCTG GGAAGCAGGTTAGGAGTCACAACTGTAGTTTCCACAGATTCAATACGTCACATGATGCGGAGCTTTGTCGAAGAGAAAGAAAACCCTCTTCTCTGGGCATCAACTTATCATGCAGGTGAATGTCTTGACCCAGTAGCAGTTGCTGAAGAAAAAGCTAGGCGGAAAGCAAAAAAACGCTCAGGCGTGTCAAGCAGCTCAAATATTGATTACGAGAAAAGTGGGGCTCTTACTGAAAAAGTTGAAGGGAAATCAATTGGGAAGAAGCAAATGGCCATAGAAGGTTATAAAGCACAGAGTGAGATGGTGATTGACAGTTTGGATCGGTTAATTACTGCGTGGGAAGATAGGAAAGAATCAGTTATTGTTGAGGGTGTTCACTTAAGCCTTAATTTTGTG ATGGGTCTAATGAGGAAACATCCTTCTATTATACCTTTTATGATCTACATATCCAATGAGGGTAAGCACACAGAGAGGTTTGCTGTACGTGCAAAGTACATGACACTTGACCCAGCGAAAAATAAGTATGTTAAATACATCAGTAACATTAGAACTATTCAGGAGTACCTCTGCAGTCGAGCTGACAAGTACCTAGTTCCCAAAGTAAATAATACTAATTTTGACCGGAGTGTTGCTTCGATTCATGCCACTGTTTTTAGCTGCCTCCGGAGGAGAGCTAATGAAGATCGGTTATATGACCCTGATACAAATACCGTAGCTCTTGTTAATGAAGAGTACAAAAACCAGTGCATGGCTAACTCCATGAGTTCCAAGGGGATGTTTAAATTGATTCAACGGCTTGGGTCCTCAAGAAAGCTCATGGCCATCATTAATGTTGATGGATCTGTATCCAAGGCTTGGCCAGTTGAGTCCAGGGGAGATGGGAAATGCAGCTCTGATAACAGTACTCAGAAATCTGTGGGGAATCCAATTTATGGACCTTTAAACATTGGAAGAGCAGAGTCAGTCAATCTGCAGTTTGGCACctttgggataagtgcctggcCTACTGATACGGGCTGTACAAGTCAAGCTGGAAATGCTGATGAATCATGGGCCAATGCTACCGAAGGTAGTAGCAGACATGTTCCGTCTTCATCTGGTTCTCTAAAGAAGTCTGATGGACACTGTAAAGAG ATCAAAGAGTCATCAGTAGCATCTGGCagtgatgaagaagaggaagaagaagctgatGTTCGGCCTAATTCAGGCAGCGACGAGGACCTCAGTGAAGAAGACAACAGGGAGATCCATGAGGAG ATGGAAGGTTCTGTTGATGAAGATTGCAACAGGTCTGATGAGGAGTATGATGACCTGGCGATGCGGGACTGTTTGGAGAATGGCTATTTAACTGATGATGGCATGTTTTATACTGGTTTAAGCAAATCATTGAGCGGCAATCAACGAAGCCATGGCACGCCAAGGAAACACCATGCGAAGCTCGATGCAGGTCTTCCTGAGACTGCACGCTCTACTTCTTCAACAGTCCCTGCTGGCACAAGCATCAAGCGGCATGGCACTAGGAAGTGGAAGCGCTCCCTGAGCGACTCATTCCGTTCACGGCCACGGAGTGCTCCTGATTTGGTGTCAACCTACAAGGGTTCACCACCTGTGCCTGTGGCTCCTGATGAGAGGTAG